A portion of the Paenibacillus marchantiae genome contains these proteins:
- a CDS encoding type 2 periplasmic-binding domain-containing protein, with translation MFKMNKAAGKKGVKLCAALLTAVIMITGCSSGSGGSSEGNWVSIEDRYTVDPEKPAWQLDKKEEATDLTWYVNADWWNTDFGKDIVTKKIKEDLNINIKFITGDDTKLNTFFAGGDMPDLLTVFDSNSPVVQKAATWAMPLNDLAEKYDPYFNKVAAADTLNWFQQADGKTYGYPNYSNTQADYDSGNIPAKTAFIIRKDVYEALGSPVMGTPEEFESVMKQIKEKFPTLIPFGFNSIGEGTGSLGDVLQDFIGVPLETANGEFYDRNQDEDYLTWLKTLNKVYRDGNISDDSFADDGTAFEEKVKSGKYATMLLDGTPQQGGNLQIYLSANEGKEYVAVDGPQSTKGNAPTLNQSGITGWMINFISKDAKDPAKAIQIFTYLLSEEGQLLMNYGIEGETYKKNADGTVELMPAVKDLQLHNADKFKKEYRMGEFMFFGHDRYKALSADAFPEAIKQMQEWGKGKLKPHFILENISPNQGTPEARALSAINAKWNSTLVSMVRAKDDASFDNALAAYKSFLGENRWDDILKVRSEKMKQNKEKLGIQ, from the coding sequence ATGTTCAAGATGAATAAGGCAGCAGGCAAAAAAGGAGTTAAACTGTGCGCGGCATTGCTGACAGCGGTGATCATGATTACAGGCTGCAGTAGTGGATCAGGGGGTTCGAGCGAAGGAAACTGGGTTTCCATTGAAGATCGCTATACAGTCGATCCGGAAAAACCAGCTTGGCAGCTGGATAAAAAGGAAGAAGCTACAGACCTAACTTGGTATGTTAATGCCGACTGGTGGAACACGGATTTCGGCAAAGACATTGTAACCAAAAAGATCAAGGAAGATCTGAACATCAATATCAAATTCATTACAGGTGATGACACGAAGTTAAATACGTTCTTTGCCGGTGGAGATATGCCTGACCTGCTGACAGTATTTGACTCTAACTCTCCTGTGGTGCAAAAAGCCGCAACCTGGGCTATGCCGCTGAATGATCTTGCGGAGAAATATGATCCATACTTCAACAAAGTCGCAGCTGCCGATACCCTGAACTGGTTCCAGCAGGCTGATGGCAAGACGTATGGCTATCCAAACTACTCCAATACGCAAGCCGATTATGATAGCGGCAACATCCCAGCCAAAACGGCATTTATCATCCGTAAAGATGTATACGAAGCTTTGGGAAGTCCTGTCATGGGAACACCAGAGGAATTCGAAAGTGTGATGAAACAGATCAAGGAAAAGTTCCCAACGCTGATTCCATTTGGTTTTAACTCTATCGGTGAAGGAACAGGTTCACTCGGAGACGTGTTGCAAGACTTCATTGGCGTGCCGCTTGAAACTGCAAATGGAGAATTCTATGATCGCAATCAGGATGAAGATTATCTTACATGGCTGAAGACTTTAAATAAGGTATACAGAGACGGAAATATCAGTGATGACAGCTTTGCTGATGATGGTACGGCCTTTGAGGAAAAAGTGAAATCCGGAAAATATGCAACGATGCTGCTGGATGGTACACCTCAACAGGGAGGAAATCTGCAAATTTATCTGAGTGCCAATGAAGGCAAAGAGTATGTTGCCGTTGATGGACCACAAAGCACCAAGGGTAATGCACCGACACTTAATCAATCCGGTATTACAGGCTGGATGATCAACTTCATCTCCAAGGACGCCAAAGATCCAGCCAAAGCGATTCAAATCTTTACGTACCTGCTAAGTGAAGAAGGTCAGCTTCTGATGAACTATGGTATTGAAGGCGAGACGTATAAAAAGAATGCAGATGGTACGGTTGAGTTGATGCCAGCTGTGAAAGACCTGCAACTTCATAATGCGGACAAATTCAAGAAGGAATACCGGATGGGCGAATTCATGTTCTTTGGCCATGACCGTTACAAAGCACTGAGTGCTGATGCTTTCCCGGAAGCGATTAAACAAATGCAAGAGTGGGGCAAAGGCAAACTGAAACCACACTTCATTCTGGAGAATATTAGTCCGAATCAAGGAACACCTGAAGCACGTGCGTTGTCGGCGATCAACGCCAAGTGGAATTCAACCCTGGTAAGCATGGTACGTGCCAAAGATGATGCCTCTTTTGACAATGCGCTCGCCGCTTACAAGTCATTTTTAGGTGAAAACCGTTGGGATGATATCCTGAAGGTCCGTAGTGAGAAAATGAAACAGAATAAAGAGAAATTGGGTATCCAATAA
- a CDS encoding glycoside hydrolase family 30 protein, whose translation MTKFKMYKSTGEDALFVSVSQDQLKSQDSAKETTTILLDDQQTYQEMDGFGASFTDSSAYLINQVLSDEQRAEVMTRLFHPEEGIGLSVIRNPMGASDYARTVYSYNDLPENQTDPELSGFSIAHDEADVIPLTQKALELNPELKLFASPWSAPGWMKTSGSMITGQLKNEWYPAYAEYFVKYIQAYTSHGLPIHAVTPQNEALYEPGHYPGMLMPAEAQADFIKNHLKPALVRNDIQSKILCYDHNWDRPDYPLTVLDEAAEEVDGVAWHWYGGEASAQTKVYEAVAGKEVHFTEGSGGEWIPPFEQAFSNVIRTGIEILRNYSKSFVLWNMALDENNGPTVPGFGKSTCRGIVKVNQQTKELTYTLDYYALAHFSALIRPKAVRIDSSSNEASIRSVAFKNTDGSIALVLFNDGEETGNVQVQLREEELLSFQLESKSALSILINQG comes from the coding sequence ATGACGAAATTCAAAATGTACAAATCCACGGGAGAAGATGCATTGTTTGTATCCGTGTCCCAGGATCAATTGAAATCGCAGGACTCCGCCAAGGAAACAACGACTATCCTTCTGGATGATCAGCAAACGTATCAGGAAATGGATGGTTTTGGGGCTTCTTTTACCGACTCATCTGCCTATCTGATTAACCAGGTATTAAGCGATGAGCAGAGAGCGGAAGTCATGACTCGGTTGTTCCATCCCGAGGAAGGCATTGGATTGTCGGTCATCCGCAATCCGATGGGCGCTTCAGACTATGCCAGAACGGTATACAGCTATAATGATCTGCCAGAAAATCAAACGGACCCGGAATTATCCGGGTTCAGCATTGCACATGATGAAGCGGATGTTATTCCTTTGACTCAAAAGGCTTTGGAGCTCAATCCTGAGCTGAAGCTATTCGCTTCACCTTGGAGCGCTCCGGGCTGGATGAAAACAAGCGGCTCGATGATTACAGGTCAACTGAAAAATGAGTGGTATCCGGCGTATGCAGAATACTTTGTGAAATATATCCAAGCCTACACATCACATGGATTGCCTATCCATGCAGTAACACCACAGAATGAAGCACTTTATGAACCAGGTCATTATCCCGGCATGTTGATGCCAGCTGAAGCGCAAGCAGACTTTATCAAAAATCATCTCAAGCCGGCTTTGGTCAGAAATGACATTCAGTCCAAAATCCTCTGTTATGATCACAACTGGGATCGTCCGGATTACCCGCTGACAGTACTTGATGAGGCGGCAGAAGAGGTAGATGGAGTCGCTTGGCACTGGTATGGGGGCGAAGCCTCGGCACAAACAAAGGTGTATGAAGCTGTCGCCGGTAAAGAGGTACACTTCACCGAAGGATCAGGAGGAGAATGGATCCCTCCATTCGAACAAGCTTTCTCCAATGTGATCAGAACGGGTATTGAGATTCTTCGCAATTACAGCAAATCTTTTGTGCTCTGGAATATGGCACTGGATGAGAACAACGGTCCTACCGTTCCTGGCTTCGGGAAAAGTACGTGCCGCGGCATTGTGAAGGTTAACCAGCAAACGAAAGAGCTTACCTATACACTGGACTATTATGCTCTGGCTCATTTCAGTGCATTGATTCGTCCCAAAGCCGTACGCATTGACTCGTCCTCCAATGAGGCATCCATTCGTTCCGTAGCCTTCAAAAATACGGATGGTTCGATTGCTCTCGTGCTTTTCAATGACGGAGAAGAGACAGGAAATGTGCAGGTTCAGCTAAGAGAAGAAGAATTGTTAAGTTTCCAACTCGAATCCAAAAGTGCTTTGTCCATTTTGATTAACCAAGGGTAA
- a CDS encoding glycosyltransferase family protein: MPAKSQKNRRPVQHPNQVYLRQMNATLNRKLKSIRHHLVVQQSDLQQHLMKMIQDGKEQRMESKDSGKVLDSPRVHYKQLKVLLITPAMERAGSANSILIEQSLRHLVQHVNEIKTIQSVADHTTGQDLDLILVLDGEDALSNQNLEALRISSAQKAIWLSDQSDVKQMESIIPFFDYVFTQHSTHIPSDRHMGNISCHEIPFPPNPTLFCPQVVGREYESDVYIIGDAHPDSCLFDLATHAWLSDKRVRVEGQGWERFGAFVPVQHQEIREKLYNGAKLVVQDNSSARRIMEVAACGTFQLILASSSGPANTDDFQRYATFEELIQKLEHYWDHVDQRRLAASQALSYIKYNQSYLHKSLQLMDIIFQ; encoded by the coding sequence ATGCCAGCCAAGTCCCAAAAGAATCGACGTCCTGTCCAGCATCCCAATCAGGTATACCTCAGACAAATGAACGCTACATTGAACCGAAAACTCAAATCAATCCGGCATCATCTGGTGGTACAGCAATCGGATTTGCAGCAGCATCTTATGAAAATGATTCAGGACGGCAAGGAACAGAGAATGGAAAGTAAAGACAGTGGGAAAGTTTTGGATTCTCCCCGTGTTCATTATAAACAGCTGAAGGTCCTACTGATTACTCCTGCTATGGAACGAGCAGGCTCTGCGAACTCTATTTTGATTGAACAGAGCTTGAGGCATTTGGTTCAACATGTCAATGAAATCAAAACGATTCAGTCCGTTGCAGATCATACGACAGGGCAGGATTTGGATTTGATTCTGGTACTGGATGGAGAAGATGCTTTGTCGAATCAGAATTTGGAAGCGTTGAGGATTTCCTCTGCCCAAAAGGCGATATGGTTGTCGGACCAGTCGGATGTAAAACAGATGGAATCGATCATCCCTTTTTTTGATTATGTGTTTACACAGCATTCGACCCACATTCCCTCCGATCGGCATATGGGGAATATCTCATGTCATGAAATACCTTTTCCACCGAACCCCACACTGTTCTGTCCACAGGTGGTGGGAAGAGAATATGAATCCGATGTTTATATCATTGGGGATGCACACCCTGATAGCTGCCTATTTGATCTTGCCACTCACGCGTGGTTATCGGATAAAAGAGTGCGAGTTGAAGGACAGGGGTGGGAGAGGTTCGGTGCATTTGTGCCCGTGCAACATCAGGAGATTCGGGAAAAGTTATACAACGGCGCCAAACTTGTTGTTCAGGACAACTCATCCGCTAGACGTATCATGGAAGTAGCTGCGTGCGGTACATTTCAACTTATTTTGGCTTCCTCAAGCGGTCCCGCGAACACGGATGATTTCCAACGCTATGCAACATTTGAAGAACTCATACAGAAGCTTGAACATTATTGGGACCATGTGGATCAACGAAGACTGGCTGCCTCCCAGGCACTTTCTTATATAAAGTACAATCAATCCTATCTTCATAAAAGTTTGCAACTTATGGATATTATTTTCCAATGA
- a CDS encoding glycosyltransferase WbsX family protein: MKLIALHLPQFHRIAENDKWWGDGFTEWTNVKKTTPLYPGHLQPKKPLHQNYYDLTDPKVRKWQAETAKNHGIYGFCYYHYWFKGKRLLEKPFDEILHSGEPDFPFCLSWANETWTRKWDGREEDILISQDYGDESDWKEHFDYLVRAFKDKRYICVEGKPLFLIYRPASIPRCQEMIHYWRRLAIEHGLEGIHFVQTIGGFPTFNRPVFDASMEFEPHYTFAHGHMNGRIWIELDIKGQKHIVVNYDKVWSSILERTPHRNGEVVYPGAFVNWDNTPRRSVDGQSTVGATPEKFGLYLSRQMTRARELNGSGFLFVNAWNEWAEGAYLEPDDDYGYAYLREVKRVVEQGERKRSKL, encoded by the coding sequence TTGAAGCTTATTGCTTTACACTTACCTCAATTTCATCGGATTGCGGAGAATGACAAATGGTGGGGAGACGGATTTACAGAATGGACCAATGTAAAAAAAACAACTCCCCTTTATCCAGGCCATTTACAACCCAAGAAGCCATTGCATCAGAACTACTATGATTTAACGGACCCCAAGGTACGCAAATGGCAGGCCGAAACGGCCAAAAATCACGGGATATACGGATTCTGTTATTATCACTACTGGTTTAAAGGAAAACGATTGCTTGAAAAGCCGTTTGATGAGATTTTGCACAGCGGGGAACCGGATTTTCCTTTTTGTTTGTCATGGGCCAATGAAACCTGGACACGCAAATGGGACGGGCGCGAAGAGGATATTCTTATTTCGCAAGACTACGGGGACGAGAGCGATTGGAAAGAACATTTCGATTATCTGGTCAGAGCGTTTAAGGATAAACGATACATCTGTGTAGAGGGAAAACCACTATTTCTGATTTATAGGCCTGCAAGCATACCTCGATGCCAGGAAATGATTCATTATTGGCGTAGGCTTGCGATAGAACATGGGCTGGAAGGTATTCATTTTGTGCAGACGATCGGTGGATTTCCTACCTTTAATCGTCCCGTCTTTGACGCAAGCATGGAATTTGAGCCCCACTATACGTTTGCGCATGGTCATATGAATGGAAGAATATGGATTGAACTGGATATCAAGGGGCAGAAGCACATTGTGGTGAACTACGATAAAGTATGGTCATCCATTCTCGAAAGAACACCTCATCGAAACGGGGAAGTTGTATATCCTGGTGCATTTGTGAATTGGGACAATACGCCGCGCCGGTCGGTTGATGGACAGAGTACTGTAGGCGCAACACCTGAAAAATTCGGATTGTATTTATCTCGACAGATGACGAGAGCCCGGGAATTGAACGGGAGTGGCTTCCTGTTTGTTAACGCATGGAATGAGTGGGCGGAAGGAGCGTACCTTGAACCGGATGACGATTATGGGTACGCCTATTTGAGAGAGGTCAAAAGAGTGGTAGAGCAAGGAGAGAGAAAACGCAGCAAGTTATGA
- a CDS encoding AraC family transcriptional regulator: MNHKTLLTNHLSNLQVDLFMVNFNRCDTDWRDLDYTPDYSKFYLICEGEGWLKIGDQEYYPAPGQLFLMPEGVTQSYSAISDRPFLKYWCHFSAKVGGINLFQILNFPHFCSSDRPELIQEIFNSILDYARSDEVYAHMMAKSKLIELLSHYIMHLDLEQICYTNIPVMEKISAILAYIDSNIEENISVRDLAQIAYMHPNYFIRFFKQHIGVPPIHYIASKKMDKAKELLTCTPKTVTAIAENLGFSDLYYFSRQFKKHTGLNPTEYRKQIMV, from the coding sequence ATGAACCATAAGACGTTGCTCACAAACCACTTATCCAATCTGCAGGTTGATTTGTTCATGGTCAACTTCAATCGCTGCGATACGGATTGGCGAGACCTCGATTACACACCCGATTACAGCAAATTTTATTTGATCTGTGAAGGCGAGGGCTGGCTCAAGATCGGCGATCAGGAGTATTATCCTGCACCGGGACAGCTTTTTTTGATGCCGGAGGGGGTCACGCAGTCTTATTCAGCCATCAGTGATCGTCCTTTTCTCAAATACTGGTGTCATTTCAGCGCGAAGGTTGGAGGGATCAACCTATTTCAAATTCTGAATTTCCCCCACTTCTGTTCATCGGATCGGCCCGAGCTAATACAGGAAATATTCAACAGCATTCTTGATTACGCCCGATCCGATGAAGTCTATGCGCATATGATGGCAAAAAGTAAATTAATAGAATTGTTGTCCCACTACATTATGCATCTGGATCTGGAACAGATCTGTTATACAAATATACCTGTTATGGAGAAAATCTCTGCAATACTGGCCTATATTGATTCCAACATTGAAGAAAATATTTCTGTCCGGGATCTGGCTCAGATTGCCTACATGCATCCTAATTATTTTATTCGTTTCTTCAAACAGCACATCGGCGTTCCACCCATCCACTACATTGCCAGCAAAAAAATGGATAAGGCAAAAGAACTTCTGACCTGTACGCCAAAAACAGTCACAGCAATTGCCGAGAACCTTGGGTTTAGTGACTTATATTATTTCTCAAGGCAATTTAAAAAGCATACAGGTCTGAATCCAACGGAGTATCGCAAACAAATCATGGTATGA
- a CDS encoding alpha-L-fucosidase translates to MSICSTSYYNTSAADNGRDENRMRTMLDKNEYLQQIEKTIAEGKYKDSWNSLSAFEVPEWYKNAKFGIFIHWGLYSIPAFDSEWYSRNMYIEGSKAYEHHLRVYGHPKDFGYKDFIPMFLAEKFDADEWAVLFKKAGARYVMPVAEHHDGFQMYKSSISHYNTVEMGPKRDLLGEMKVAYEKQGLILCVSSHRAEHWFFMSHGKNFDSDVKEPLRRGDFYWPAMPEPDHQDLYGSPPTDEYLEDWLLRCCELVDQYQPSIFYFDWWIQTAAFKPYLKKFSAYYYNKGDEWGIPVAINYKHDAFMLGCAVPDVERGQFADLKPYFWQTDTAVAKNSWCYTENNNYKTADEIIRDLVDIVSKNGSLLLNVGPKADGSIPNEDRDILLAIGQWLDVNGEAIYDTTFWRTYGEGPTEVKEGQFTDGETKIFTSEDIRFTVKESCLYATVMAYPENGIVHIRSLKENSHHFHGLIRDIQVLGFDEEPEWSRTEESLTITTRNVHSFSPVVFKLELD, encoded by the coding sequence ATGTCTATCTGCTCAACCAGCTACTACAATACAAGTGCAGCCGATAACGGAAGGGATGAGAATCGAATGAGAACAATGCTGGATAAAAATGAATATTTGCAACAGATCGAAAAGACCATTGCCGAAGGAAAGTATAAGGACAGCTGGAATTCACTTAGCGCATTCGAGGTGCCCGAGTGGTACAAGAACGCCAAGTTCGGTATTTTCATTCATTGGGGTCTTTACTCGATCCCTGCGTTTGACAGTGAATGGTATTCACGAAATATGTATATTGAGGGCTCCAAAGCTTATGAACATCACCTTCGCGTTTATGGTCATCCGAAGGATTTTGGCTATAAAGATTTTATTCCGATGTTTCTTGCAGAGAAGTTTGACGCAGATGAGTGGGCCGTGCTTTTTAAAAAGGCAGGAGCCCGTTATGTGATGCCTGTAGCTGAGCACCATGATGGCTTTCAAATGTACAAAAGCTCCATCTCTCACTATAACACAGTTGAAATGGGACCCAAACGGGATCTGTTGGGTGAGATGAAGGTCGCGTATGAGAAGCAGGGACTTATCTTGTGTGTCTCGTCACACCGTGCTGAACATTGGTTTTTCATGTCCCATGGAAAAAACTTTGATTCAGATGTCAAGGAGCCGCTCAGACGCGGTGATTTCTACTGGCCCGCCATGCCTGAACCGGATCATCAGGATTTATACGGCTCACCTCCAACGGATGAATATCTGGAAGATTGGCTGCTTCGTTGCTGTGAACTGGTGGATCAATACCAGCCGAGCATTTTTTATTTTGACTGGTGGATCCAGACGGCAGCGTTCAAACCTTACTTGAAAAAGTTCAGCGCTTACTACTATAACAAAGGTGATGAGTGGGGCATTCCGGTAGCGATTAACTACAAACACGATGCCTTTATGCTCGGTTGTGCCGTTCCGGATGTGGAGCGTGGGCAATTCGCCGATTTGAAACCGTATTTCTGGCAAACAGATACCGCTGTAGCAAAGAATTCATGGTGTTATACAGAAAACAACAACTATAAAACAGCGGATGAGATCATCAGGGACCTCGTCGATATTGTGAGTAAAAATGGCAGCCTGCTGCTGAATGTTGGACCAAAGGCAGATGGAAGTATCCCGAATGAAGACAGGGATATTTTGCTTGCCATAGGTCAATGGCTGGACGTGAATGGGGAGGCGATTTATGACACGACATTCTGGCGGACGTATGGGGAAGGGCCGACCGAGGTGAAGGAAGGACAATTTACAGATGGAGAGACCAAGATCTTTACAAGTGAGGACATTCGTTTCACTGTAAAAGAAAGCTGCCTTTATGCCACGGTTATGGCTTACCCGGAGAACGGAATCGTTCATATTCGTTCGCTGAAAGAGAATTCTCATCATTTCCATGGACTGATCAGGGACATTCAGGTATTGGGCTTTGACGAAGAACCGGAATGGAGCAGGACGGAAGAGTCCTTGACGATAACGACAAGGAACGTGCATAGCTTCTCACCCGTCGTATTTAAATTAGAACTGGATTAA
- a CDS encoding carbohydrate deacetylase has protein sequence MSRQVIINADDFGLSPGVNQGIIQAYQAGGITSTSMMVNMPGFDHALSLARSLPDLGIGLHFNLTYGRPVSDPAIVPSLVNPDGAFHQGQCGLIRDSTDIAKELDAQWNVLAQASLSPTHLDSHQLLHQNDPIIFQIMAEKAVRENIPLRRSQVRHASPEMPVPRMTDTILLDTYGDHEGLQRLLQHLSKLPDGITEIVCHPGYVDDALREISNWLDIREHELAVFVDQEIPRTIQTLGIVPISYRAVMDTMEEPCELPPIQMTSPFKPVEKRRPRHVRQRLLKRQRLAKVHRLSKKRRTLRRSSSTRKRV, from the coding sequence ATGAGCAGGCAAGTAATCATTAATGCGGATGATTTCGGGCTGTCGCCCGGCGTTAATCAGGGGATTATTCAAGCATATCAGGCTGGTGGAATTACGAGTACTTCGATGATGGTGAATATGCCGGGCTTTGATCATGCACTGAGTTTAGCCCGATCGCTGCCGGACCTCGGAATCGGATTGCATTTTAACCTGACTTACGGGAGACCCGTATCCGATCCGGCTATCGTGCCTTCTTTGGTGAATCCTGACGGTGCTTTTCATCAAGGCCAGTGTGGATTAATACGAGATTCCACTGATATTGCCAAAGAACTCGATGCTCAATGGAACGTTTTGGCTCAAGCGTCACTTTCCCCTACACATCTCGATTCCCATCAGCTGCTTCATCAAAACGATCCCATCATATTCCAAATCATGGCGGAGAAAGCTGTCCGGGAAAACATCCCGCTTCGGCGATCTCAGGTCCGGCATGCAAGCCCTGAAATGCCAGTGCCTCGGATGACGGATACGATTCTGCTGGATACTTACGGAGATCATGAGGGTTTACAGCGATTGCTACAACATTTATCTAAGCTCCCAGATGGCATTACCGAGATTGTATGTCATCCCGGATATGTCGATGATGCTCTGCGTGAAATTTCCAACTGGCTGGACATCCGCGAGCATGAGCTTGCAGTATTTGTCGATCAGGAAATCCCCCGAACGATACAGACGCTGGGTATTGTGCCGATAAGCTACAGAGCCGTGATGGATACCATGGAAGAACCATGCGAACTGCCACCAATACAAATGACATCACCTTTCAAACCAGTAGAAAAAAGACGACCTCGTCATGTGCGGCAGCGCTTGTTGAAGCGGCAGCGTTTGGCGAAAGTACATCGCTTGTCCAAAAAACGAAGAACACTCCGTCGATCTTCTTCAACCCGTAAACGAGTGTAA
- a CDS encoding RICIN domain-containing protein, which produces MLRKRKIVSTLVLFSFLIALLPGTTTNAATNWNLVWSDEFNGSSLNTSNWSAEIGTGSGGWGNNELQYYTNRTENLQVTGGNLVITARKENYNGSSYTSARIKTQGLKDFTYGKVEARIKLPSGQGLWPAFWMLGSNINSVGWPKSGEIDIMERVNNNAFVNGTVHWDANGHADYGKISENLDFSQFHVYSIEWDSKYIRWFVDGKQFNEFYIENGTGNTEEFQRPFFLLLNMAVGGNWPGSPNNATPFPSQMLVDYVRVYQAASTPNIVSGGLYTIGSKASGKVLDIVDVSTASGAKVQQWTNYSASNQTFRVDSTGDGFYKLTAVHSGKVLDVPNSTASPGVQLQQWDDNGSNAQRWSIQDAGNGFYKIISKVNGLAVDVSSSSTADGAAIQQWNDNGTDAQRWSFNKLN; this is translated from the coding sequence TTGTTGAGAAAAAGAAAAATCGTAAGTACGCTGGTGCTGTTCAGTTTCCTAATCGCTTTACTGCCTGGCACGACGACAAACGCAGCGACCAATTGGAATCTGGTGTGGAGTGACGAATTCAATGGAAGTTCTCTGAATACGTCGAATTGGTCTGCAGAGATTGGTACCGGCAGCGGCGGATGGGGAAATAATGAATTGCAGTATTATACGAATCGCACCGAGAACCTGCAAGTTACAGGTGGCAATCTGGTCATCACTGCACGCAAAGAAAATTACAATGGCAGCAGCTATACCTCCGCACGAATCAAAACCCAAGGCTTGAAGGATTTTACTTACGGGAAAGTTGAAGCACGCATCAAGCTGCCGTCCGGTCAGGGGCTGTGGCCTGCTTTTTGGATGTTGGGAAGCAACATTAATTCCGTCGGCTGGCCTAAGAGCGGAGAGATCGACATTATGGAGCGGGTCAACAACAATGCTTTTGTAAACGGTACCGTACACTGGGATGCTAACGGGCATGCCGATTATGGAAAGATATCGGAGAATCTTGATTTTTCCCAATTTCATGTATACAGCATCGAATGGGATTCCAAATATATAAGATGGTTTGTGGATGGCAAACAGTTCAATGAGTTTTACATCGAAAATGGAACAGGCAACACGGAGGAGTTCCAACGTCCGTTTTTCCTCCTCTTGAATATGGCTGTGGGTGGGAATTGGCCTGGCAGCCCTAATAATGCGACACCTTTCCCATCACAAATGCTGGTGGATTATGTGCGGGTATATCAAGCAGCGAGTACACCGAACATTGTCAGCGGGGGTCTCTATACGATCGGTTCCAAAGCAAGCGGTAAAGTGTTGGATATTGTGGATGTATCCACGGCAAGCGGAGCCAAAGTACAACAATGGACCAACTACAGTGCGAGCAACCAAACGTTCAGGGTCGACAGCACAGGGGATGGTTTCTATAAACTCACGGCGGTTCACAGTGGAAAAGTTCTGGATGTGCCTAACTCAACAGCATCACCCGGCGTACAGCTCCAGCAATGGGATGATAATGGCTCTAACGCCCAAAGGTGGAGCATCCAGGATGCGGGTAACGGTTTCTATAAAATCATTTCCAAGGTGAATGGATTGGCGGTAGATGTTTCGAGCTCTTCAACGGCGGATGGAGCTGCAATCCAGCAATGGAATGATAACGGTACGGATGCACAAAGATGGTCGTTTAACAAATTGAATTAA